The following coding sequences lie in one Primulina huaijiensis isolate GDHJ02 chromosome 2, ASM1229523v2, whole genome shotgun sequence genomic window:
- the LOC140962999 gene encoding uncharacterized protein: protein MPFPMRIQPMDCGESPIRYGVVKAPVLKSRLKRFFDRPFNGVLKISAADNKPAIGTAAAEFEPSSVCLDKMVQNFMEDNNEKHLTSAASAVKCGRNRCNCFNGNSNDSSDDEFDFFSDSATANSSFSDPSDSLKSLIPCATMAERNLLADTSKVVEKNKGCKSKDDLRKLVTDGLIALAYDASVCKSKWEKASSIPAGEYEYIDVIIEGERILIDVDFRSEFEIARSTSSYKAILQCLPYIFVGKSDRLLPIISLASEAARQSLKKKGMHIAPWRKAEYVKCKWLSPHTRTTQRMKSDDNPSSNEPRGPGTGPRNPEVMEVLDSEVGELDLIFGESNVEEPKSPVRQVILPVAWQLKSDNIPPSNKPRNPEVMEVLDSEVGELNLIFGESNFEEPKSPVKQVIPPVAWQLPAVRPKSLERGNRVVVTGLASLLK, encoded by the exons ATGCCTTTTCCGATGAGAATCCAGCCTATGGATTGCGGAGAATCGCCGATCCGATATGGCGTCGTCAAGGCGCCGGTGTTGAAATCTCGGCTGAAGCGGTTTTTTGACCGACCGTTCAATGGTGTTTTGAAGATTTCGGCGGCTGATAACAAGCCTGCAATCGGAACGGCAGCTGCTGAGTTTGAGCCGAGCTCGGTTTGTTTGGATAAAATGGTTCAGAATTTCATGGAAGATAACAACGAAAAACACCTGACTTCCGCTGCTTCTGCCGTGAAATGTGGCCGTAACCGCTGCAATTGTTTTAATGGTAACAGTAACGACAGCTCCGACGACGAATTTGATTTCTTCTCTGATTCGGCCACGGCTAATTCATCTTTCAGCGATCCCTCCGACTCTCTCAAG AGTTTGATTCCTTGTGCGACTATGGCGGAGAGAAATCTATTGGCAGACACTTCTAAAGTCGTTGAAAAGAACAAAGGTTGTAAAAGCAAAGACGATTTGAGGAAACTCGTTACCGATGGTCTGATAGCTCTTGCTTACGACGCCTCTGTTTGTAAATCCAAATGGGAAAAAGCTTCGTCCATCCCAGCAG GAGAATACGAGTACATTGATGTGATAATCGAAGGCGAGAGAATACTGATCGATGTAGATTTCCGATCGGAGTTCGAAATCGCCCGATCCACAAGCAGCTACAAGGCGATTCTGCAGTGTCTGCCGTACATATTCGTCGGAAAATCCGATCGGCTTCTTCCGATCATTTCACTCGCCTCTGAAGCGGCGCGTCAGAGCTTGAAGAAGAAAGGTATGCACATCGCTCCGTGGCGCAAAGCCGAGTACGTCAAATGCAAATGGCTTAGCCCTCACACTCGCACCACCCAGAGGATGAAATCAGATGACAACCCCTCAAGCAACGAACCACGTGGACCCGGAACCGGACCACGAAACCCGGAAGTTATGGAGGTCTTGGACAGTGAAGTTGGGGAATTGGATTTGATTTTTGGGGAGTCCAATGTTGAAGAACCCAAGTCGCCGGTGAGGCAGGTGATTCTGCCGGTGGCATGGCAGCTGAAATCAGATAACATCCCCCCAAGCAACAAACCACGAAACCCGGAAGTTATGGAGGTCTTGGACAGTGAAGTTGGAgagttgaatttgatttttGGGGAATCCAATTTTGAAGAACCCAAATCGCCGGTGAAGCAGGTGATTCCACCGGTGGCGTGGCAGCTGCCGGCAGTGAGGCCGAAGAGCTTAGAGAGGGGGAACAGGGTGGTCGTGACCGGATTAGCTTCTCTTCTCAAATAA